The genomic window GCCCGCAGCACGCGCGATCCCAGGCCGGTCCACCAGACCAGGTCCTTCATCGTCGCCGGGCCGTGGGAGTGCAGATAGCGGGTCAGCAGCAGACCCAGCGCCTGATCGGGGTCGGGGTCGTTCTGGGCGACGCGCAGGGCGTCCAGGTGCAGGAAAGTTTCCGTCTTGCCTTGCCGGGGGCCTTGGACGACGTCGCCTTCGCGGCCGAAGGTCCGGATCAGGTACGGCCCTCGCCCGTCCGTCGGATCGACCCCGGCGGCGGCGAAGGTCTGATAGACGGCGGGGCGGGTGAGCGGGCCGTCGGCAAGCAGGGCGTCATGCAGGGCTCGGCGGGCGGTGGCCACGTCCTCGGGACTGAGCCCGAGCGCCGCGAAACGGGTGGCGGTGGACCGGGCCACGCGCGGGTTGCCCAACCGCAGCATCCACCGGGCGTCGGCGGTGGGGATGAAATGTAAGGTGCCGCGCTGCGGCCAGCACCGGACGACCTCGTGCTCGGCCACGGCCTTGAGCACCGCCTCCTCCCCATACCCGGCGCGCAGGCCCAGGGCCCGAATCCCGGCGTCGTAGGTTTGTCCCTGCACCGCGCCCATCCAGCGGATGACCTCCGCGACGGTGCCGGGTCGTGGGCGGGCGGCGGTGGGGGCGAGTGCCTGGGCGATGAGGCGGCGGGCGCGCAGCTCAGCGGGGCGGGAGAGATCCATGCCGGCCAGGGTAGCCAGAAAGCAGCGGGGTTTATGCGGCCGGCGCCAACATTCGGGTGGCGCCGTCCATGACTTCCGTGGCCGAGTCGAAGGCGGGCAGCAAGGAGCGGTTGTGGGTGACCACGACCCCGGCCACGCCCGTCTCGTCGACGATCTCGCGCAGCAGCGCGATGATGGCGCGGGAATTCGCGGCGTCCAGCGCGGAGGTCGGCTCGTCGGCCAGCAGCACCTTCGGCGAGCCCATCAACGCCCGGGCGACGCCCACGCGTTGGCGCTGGCCGCCGGAGAGCTGGCTGACCTTGCGCGGGCCGTAACCGCCGAGCCCGACGCGCTCGAGCAGGTCGTCGGCGCGGCGGGCGCGTTCCCGCAGCGCCTTTCCGCGCAGGCCGCGGATGTGGTCGGTGATCAGCAGCTGGTCGCGCACCGACAACGCTCCCACCAGGTTGGGCTGTTGGAAGATGATGCCGACGTCGTCGCGGCGTACGGCGGTGCACTCGGGGTCGGCGGCGCCGTCGATGCGCGTGCCGTCGATCTCCACGAGTCCGCTGTCGGGGGCGGTCAGGCCGCCGGCGACGGCGAGCAGGGTGGATTTCCCGGAACCGGATTCTCCGACGATGGCGTGTAGTTCACCGGCGTCGACGGCCAGGTTGGCCCCGTCGAGGGCGGTGACGGTGCCCTCGCCGTCGGGGTAGCTGACGTAGACGTCGGAAATGTGCAGGACAGTCATGACAAGTTCTCCTTCGGGGAGTCTGCGAATCGGTTAGGCGGCGTTGAGGGCGGCGAGCGGGTCGATACGGGTGACGCGCCGGGTGGCGACGAGTGCGCCGATCAGGCCGAGGACGACGATGCCCAGGGCCGGGGCCAGGGTGGTGGAGAGATCGAGCTGGAAGGGCACGGCGGCGCCGGCGATCTGGCCCAGGCCGGCGCCGAGCACGGCGCCTGCGCCCGCACCGACGATGAGGATGGCGGCGGCCTGGCCCAGCGAGTCACGCAGCAGGTAGCGCGGGGAAGCGCCGAGGGCGCGCAGGACAGACAGGTCGCGCGTGCGCTGGATCGTCCACACCGTCAGGAAGGACACGGTGACCAGGGCGCTGATGGCGTAGAGGAAGACCTGCATGAGCAGCAGGGAGCTGTTCTCCGACTGGTAGGCGGGCAGGGCGTTGAACGCGCCGGTCATGGTCAGCGCGTCGGTACCGTTGGCGGCGGAGGCCTGCTCCCACTCCTCGCCGGCGAGGGAGCCGGTGAGCATGATCGCGGAGCCGACGACGTCGTCCGCGGCGTGGGCGATCTCGCGCCAGGTGTCGGTAGCGACCCAGAGCACGGGGGAATGCGAGTAGTACTCGTCTGCGGCGGTGGCGGTGACGTCCACGTCCTGGCCCGCGAGGGTGACGGTCGCGCCGGGGGCGGCGGCGTACTCCTCGGCGAGCTCTTCGCTGACGACGGCGCCGTCTGCGGGGACGGTCTGGCCGTCGGGCAGCGTCATGCCGGCCGGGACGCCCAAGACCGCAACGGAGGTGGTCGCCTGCGTGGCGTCCATGACCGTCTGGGCGGCGCCCAGCGGGATGGCCTCGTCGACGCCGGTGGCCGCGGACCACGCGGCGACGTCGTCGGCGGTGACGGTGGAGGCGGTGAAGGTGTGCTCTCCGTCGGCTTCGGCCAGGGCGAAGCGGTCGGGGCCCAGTGCCTCGAGGGCGGAGGTGTTTTGCTTGCCCAGTCCGCCGGTGAGCCCGGAGAGCATGACGACGAGCAGGGTGATCAGGCCCACGACGGTGGCCACCAGGGTGAAGCGGCCGCGGGCGGAGGCGATGTCTCTCAGTGCTAGGAACATGATGTTGATCCTGCTGTCCCGTGGGCCGAAAACAATCGACTGGCGAGGTGAACCTGCGATCAACCGGTCGGTTGATTACGGGCGCCGAAAGGCTGGCTACCGTGGGGGAGTGTGAATGCTCCTTCTTCCCTGTCGCAGTTGTTGGCCTCCCTGCGCGTCGGTCTGCACGTGCTGTTTGCCGGGCTGTTGGCCGTCGCAGTGGCGGGGGCGGGCGGCGCCGGGAACCTGACGGCGGCCGTCGCGGTGCTGGTCGCCCTGTTGGCGGGGGTGTATCTCGCCGGCACGGTCGCGGAGGCGCGCGGCGTATCCACGGCGTCGTCGCCGTGGGCGCCGGCCTGGTTGGCGGTGGTGCTGGCGGTGTGGGCCGGGCTGGTGGCGCTGTCGGCGGAGTTCATCTGGCTGTTGTTCCCGCTGGTCTTTTTGATTCTGCATGTGCTGCCCTGGGCGGCGGGGCTGGTGGTCGTGGCCGTGGCCTTCGCCGTGGCGACGGTGCTGCCGGTGACAGTGGGACACACGGCGGCGACGGTCGGCGGGTTTCTGGGCCCGGCGATCGGCACGCTGGCCGCGGTGGCGGGATACCTCGTCTACACCTCGCTGCGCGCGGAGGCCGAGGGGCAGCGCCGCATCGCGGAGACGTTGCGCGCCACGCAGGCGCAGCTGTCCACCGCCCAGCACGAGGCCGGCCGGCTCGCCGAACGCGAGCGCCTTGCCCGCGAGATCCACGACACCCTGGCGCAGGGGTTGAGTTCGATCCTGTTGCTCTCGCGCGCGGCGGAGAAGTCGCTGGCCTCAGACGACGGCGCCGCGACGGGGGAGCAGGTGCGCGCGATCGGCGGGGCGGGGCGGACAATCTGGCGGAGGCCCGCCGGTTCGTCGCGGGGCTGAGCTCCCCGGCGCTGCTCGATTCAGTGCCGGACGCGCTGGGGGCGTTCATCGATAAGGAACGGACGCGGCTGCGCGCGCTGGGGCAGGAGACGAACGTGCAGCTGGCGTATACCGGGCAGGCGCAGCGCCAGGTGCCGGAAGACGTCGCGGCGGCCGTGGTGCGGGTGGTGCAGGAGGCCCTGGCCAACGCGCTGCGGCACGCGGACGCGGCCAACGTGGTGGTCACCTACGGGGTGTGGCCGGACGCGGTGACCGTCGACGTCGTCGACGACGGCCGCGGCTTCGACCCGGCGCGAAGCGGCGACGGGTTCGGGTTGCCGGGGCTGCAGGCCCGGGTGGACGAGCTTGGCGGGGTGTTGTCGGTCGAGTCCCGGCCCGGTGACGGTGCGGCCATCGCCGCGCGTCTGCCCATCGATTAAAAGGAGACTGTGATGATCAATGTGATGCTCATCGACGACCACCCGGTCGTCCGCGCGGGCCTGCGCTCGATTCTGGATTCTTTCGACGAGATCACCGTCGTGGGGGAGGGCTCCGACGGTTCGGCGGTGGACGAGCTGCCGCCGGGCGTGGACGTGGTGGTGTGCGATTTGCAGATGCCCGGGGTCGACGGGGTGGCGGCCACCCGGCGGCTGCAGGAGGCGGGCGGGCCGCCGGTGCTGGTGCTGACGACTTTCGACACCCAGGCGGGCATCGTCGCCGCCTTGGAGGCCGGCGCTGTGGGGTATCTGCTCAAGGACGCCCCGGAGGAGCGGCTGCGGGAGGCGGTGGTGGCGACGGCCGCGGGGCAGCGCACCCTGGCCCCGGAGGTGGCGGCGGCGCTGGCGGAGCGGGTGACCCGGCCGCGGGAGGCGCTCAGCTCACGTGAGATCGAGTTGTTGCAGGCGTTGGCCTCGGGGGCGTCGAACCGGGAGTTGGCGGCGCAGCTGTTTATTTCGGAGGCGACGGTCAAGACGCATCTGATTCACATCTATCAGAAGCTGGGGGTGGACAACCGGACGGCGGCGGTGACCGTGGCCCGGGAGCAGAGGCTGATTTAGCCCCGCACTTTATTGAAACTTAAAGTGATAGACTGGGCGGCGAACCCACCTCAAAGGAGACTGCCTTGGCCCACCACACCACCCTGATCATCGGCGGCGGACAATCCGGCCTGGCCACAGCCTATTACCTGCTGGCCGCCGGCGTGGACGTCCTCGTCCTGGACAACGGCGTCGCCCCCGGCGGCGCCTGGAACCACCGCGCCGACAGCCTCAGACTGTTGTCGCCGGCCGAGTACTCCTCCCTGCCCGGCATGGCCATGCCGCCCATCCCCGGCCAGCTCCGGCCCGCGCACATCGTGGAATACCTCACCAACTACGAAGGACTGTTCGACGTCCCCGTCCAGCGCCCCGTCCGCGTCACCGACGTCACCCACGACGGCACGGTCTTCCACGTCGCGGCCGACCGCGGCGACTGGAGCGCAGAGCACGTGGTCATGGCCACCGGCACCTGGTCCACCCCGTTCGTCGCCGACTACCCCGGCACGATCCTCGGCCAATTCTGGCACTCAGCCAACTACCCCGGCCCAGAGACCTTCCGCGACACCGACGTCGCCGTCATCGGCGCCGGCAACTCCGGCGCCCAACTCGTCGCGGAACTCTCCGAGATCGCCGACGTCACCTGGCTGACCCGCCACGAACCCCGCTACCTGCCCGAAGAGATCGACGGCGCCGAACTGCACCGCCGCCTCACCGCCGGCGAAGACCTCAGCGCGCTCGGCGACGTCGTGCGCACCCCGCAGATCGCCCGGGCGCGCGCCGAGGGCCGAATGACCACCACGCGGCCACCCGCCTCACTCGGCGATCTCACGGTCAACCACTTCATCTGGGCGACCGGTTACAAACCCGCGCTCGGCCCGGCCCGCGGGCTCCTCGACGACGAGCTGCGGCCCACCGTCGACGGGCTGCACCTGGTCGGCTACGGCGCCATTACCGGCGTCGGCTCCGACACCCTCGCCGGGGTCGGCCGTCACGCACAACAGACGGCGCGGACGATCACCCGCGCCGTCGACAAGCGTCAACGGCGCTAACTACTCCGGCACGCCGTCATGGCTGTCCGTGCCCGGCTGGCTCGTGACCGTGGTCAACAGGAACACGCTGTCCTCCTGCGCGGTGACCGAATGGCGGAAATGCGTCAGCTCCACCAGCTCACCGGCGGTGATCTCCGTGTCCTCCTGCGCCGTCACCGTGAGCGTGCCGGTGAACAACAACAACGAGGCGGCCGGCGGAGAATTATGCTCCGCCATCTGACCGCCCTTCGTCAGGGCAATGACCGTCTGCCGCAACGGGCCATCATTGACCACCAGCTTGGCGTAGCGGCCGCGCTCGTCGGCACGCGCGTTCTCGAGGGCTTCCGTGATCTTTTTCTCCAGGTTCTTCATACTCGCCAGGCTACCGAGATTCCTCGACCAGCACCCCGTACAAACGGTCGAACTCCTCCCGAATGCCCCGGTAATGCTCCTCGCGCCCCGCAACCGGGCCATAAGGATCACCGAACGGCGGGGTGGCGCGCTCCCCGCCCGGATCAATGACGTCCAGGGCGATCAACGCCGTGCCCCGCAACGTCGCCCGCTTCATCGCCAACGGAACCACCGGCGTCCGCAACGTGTCCGCCAACACCTGCAACCACGCCGGATGCTCGCTGGTCACCCGCCCCGAGGCGATCACCCGGTCCGCTGACACCCCCAACGTCTCCAGCTCCTCCGCGATACGCCCATACGACAACGCCAACCCCTCCACCGTGGCCCGCCACATATCCAGCACCGACGTGTCATCGCTGACGCGCGCGAACGCCGCCCGCGCATTCGCCGCCCACCCGGTGGCCCGCTCCCCGGAGAAAAACGGCAACACGAACGGGGTGTCGTCGTCCGGCTCCGCCGCCAACGCCTCCGCCAGCTCCTCGTGCTCCACCGGGGCCAACGTGCGCTCCAGCCAGGCCACCGCCCGGCCGACGTCATTGAGCGCGCCGCCCACGATGCACGACGACGCCGACAACCGGTAACACCACAACCCCGCCGGCACCCGCTCCGGAATCTCCGGCAGCACCACCCGCATCGCCCCCGACGTCGCCGCCGCCACCGCCACCGTGTTCTCGTCCACCGCGCCGGGCCCGATATTCGACGGCCACCCGTCCGGGATCGCATGGAACCACGGCACCCCGTTGAGCCGCTTCCACCCCGTAGCCTCCGGATAGGCCGGCTCGTCCGGATCGAACAACGGCTGAATCACATGCTTGTCCACCCCGACTGCATCCAGGATCTCCACGTCCGGCTCCCCGGTCCGCAGATTCACGATGCCCGACCACGCCGCCGTCGACGTCGCCACGCCACGGATCCCCGCCAGCTGGAAGTAGACGTACTCGCCGATCGTCATCACCACATCCGTCTTCGCCAGCAGCTCCGGATGCTCCTCGCGCAGCCACGCCAGGCGCGCCGGGTGGTAGGAGGTGTGGAAACGCACCCCGGTGCGGGCGTGGTATTCCTGCTCGTCCAGCTCCTCGCGCAGCGTGCCGACGTAGGGGGCGCAGCGCGAATCCGCGTAGGTCACACAGCGGGTCAGCGCCTTGCCCTTCCGGCTGACCAGGATCAGCGAGGAGGCGAAGGAGTCCATGATCACGGCGCTGACCTCGAGCTTATTCTCCTTGACGAAGGCCACCACCCCGTCGATGACCTCACGGCATTCGTCGACGACCTGATCGGCGTCGATCGCGGACGTGCCGTCGATGCCGGTGCTGAACTCATGGGCGATGCGCTGCTTCGAGCCTTTGACGGGGCGCCCGGAGGCGTCGTAAAGCCCGCCGCGCGAGGCCGTGGACCCGACGTCGATGCCCAACACATATGGCCCCCGTGCCTGATCCAGGGGGATCGACATGGTCGGGATTTTCTTGGTTTCTTTCACGGTGGTCTCCCTCGGCGGACGACGGCGGCATCTCTTGGCCGTCGAGTCTAATTAGGCGTCGGAGACCGTGAAGCGCCTACCGCGATGCGCAGGGGATTCGATCTCATCGAGGATCGCCGCAGCCATGGTCCCGGTGCTGGTGTGCGAGTCGCCGTCAGCGGCCAACAGGATCTCGTCCATGCCCAACTTCGGCGCGGTGGCCTCCCCCGGGGAAAACTGCGCCTGCGGCGACACCCCGGTCCAGTCGACGTCGTCGACGCCACGCAAATACTCCAGTTGGGCGAGCTGGTTCTCCGGGATGGCGATCCAGTGCTCGGAGCCGGGCACCTTCCGGATCTCCTCGAGGAACAGCCCGCCCCGGTGCGTCAGGGAACCGGCGCCGAGGATGAAGATCAGGCGCGGAGAGTTCGGCCCGAGTTCCCGGGCCAGGGCGATGAGGTTCTCGGTGACCTCGAGATGCTGCCCGGCGTGTGCCGGGGCGACGCCGAAGGCGTTGACCACCGCGTCGAGGCCGACGACGTCGTCGGAGGTCATGGTCAGGGCGTCGATCACGTGGACCTCCACGTCACCGAGGTCGCGGGCGCGCTCGGCGTCGCGCACCAGGGCCGTGACGTCGTGGCCGCGGCCTAAAGCCTCGGCGGTGACGGCCGAGCCCGCCTTACCGGTGGCGCCGATGATTCCGATCTGCATGCTCATGGCTATGAGTCCTTTCGTTGCGTGCCTCGTGGCAGACGCCCCACGGTAGCGGGCGCCGCGCCGAGGCGGAGCCCTACGCCCCGGCCATGCTGCGCAGGATCAGGGCCAGCTCCGTCACCCCGAAGAGCACCATGCACGCGGTCACCACCGCCACCGGGACGATATTCGGCGTCATCGCCTCCCCCGCGATCCCCCACGCCCCGCGCTCATACCGCGGCCGCCCATCCAGCACGATGACCAAGGCCAAGCCGAACATCAACGTGGCCAGCACCAGAATCACCGCCGGGAATTCCGCGGACCAGCGCACCATCGTCGCCGCCACCACCATCAACGACAACGACGTGCGCGTCCAGCTCAACGACGTCCGCTCCGGTTGCAGACCAGGGTCCTCGTGCAGGCCGCGGGAAAGTCGCCGGTCCGTCACAGCGCGACGCCCACCAGCACCATCAACGCGGCGAAGACGCCGGCCAGCCCCAGCAACGGCACGATCCCCGGCACCGGCAGCGCCTTGCCGCGACGCATCGCCTTCTCCACGTTCAACCAGCGCAACGCCGCCCCGGCCGCGATCAGGATGCCGACGACGAGCATCGCCACCGCGATCCATGACTGCAGGTGCGGGTTCAGGCGTTCGATGTCGAAGGCCTCCAGCGCGATGCCCGCCGCCAGAAAAGCCAGCGACGTGCGCGTCCACGCCAGGAAAGTGCGCTCGTTGGCGAGCGTGAACCGAGGGTCCGGCTCCTGCCCGTCCGGGAAGGTCACCCGGGCGAGCCATCCCCGCTGATCCGCGCCCTCGTCCTCTCCACTGTCGTTCATGCCGTCGACCCTAATGGAATTCTCACCCCGCCACGGCGGCGCCGAGCATGGGGAGCACCACGACCGCGGCCGTCAGAATGACCACCCCGGTGGCGGCCCGCCGCAGCGGCCGCGGAAGCAGGTGGGCGAGCCACGCGCCGAGCACCGCGCCCAGGGTGTTGAACAACAGATCGTCCACGTCCGAATACCCCAGCGCGAAGACGTACTGGGCCACCTCCACCGCGAGGCTGAGCAACAGACCGACCACCCCGCCGTACGACACCGTCCGCCACAGGCGCGGCTTGCGGCCCGGCCGCCGGAAGAAGAGGTCGCGCACGAACACCGCCATCACCCCCACCGGAATGAACAAGGCCACGTTGCCCAGGGTGTTCAACCACGGCGCCCACCAGGTCGTCGGCTCCACGAACCCTTCAAACAGCATGAAATCCAGGCTGCGGCGCCGATGCACGGAGGCGTCCCACAGGCCACCGACCTCGACGAGCGCCTTGCCCATGGTCACAGCGGCGACCATCGCCAAGGTCGCCAGAGCCGCGACGACGGTCGCCGTCCTCGCCAGAACTCGGGGTCCCGGGCCTCGTCGCATGCGCGCCTCCTTAGGCCGGACGTGGCTACAGTTGGGGTCATGGGCCATTCCATCATCATCCGCGATCAGAACGGGTCACGCACCGCGCGACTCGAAGAAACCCACGACATTTTCGGGGACGGGGACCTGGAGGTCGCAGTCTCCCACTCTTCGTTGAACTACAAGGACGCGATGGCGCTCGACGGGAACCCGGGCGTCGTGCGCACCACCCCGCTGGTGCCCGGCATCGACGCCGTCGGCGTCAGCGACGGCCAGCTGATCACCGTCAACGGCGCCGGCCTCGGCGAGCGCCGCCACGGCGGCTACACCCCGCACCTGCGCGTCGACTCCGCCGTCGCGGTCACCGTGCCGGAGCGTTTCACCGCGGCGGAGGCGGCGGCCATCGGCACCGCCGGCTACACCGCCGCGCTCAGCGTCGACGCCCTCCGCTCCCAGCACGTGTCGCCGGACAGCGGAGAAATCCTGGTCACCGGCGCCACCGGCGGCGTCGGCTCCGTGGCGTTGCACCTGCTCCACCGGCTCGGCTACACCACCGTCGCGCTGACCGGCCGACGCGAAGAGCACGGCGATTACTTGCGCGGGCTCGGCGCCGCCGACGTCGTCGACCGCGCCGAGTACGCCGAACCCGGCAAGCCGCTGCAGCGCGGCCGGTGGGCCGGGGTCGTCGACACGCTCGGGTCGCACACGCTGGTCAATGCGCTGGCACAGACGCAGTGGGGCGGGGCGGTCACCGCCTGCGGCATGGCGCAGGGCACCGACGTGTCCGCGTCGGTGATGCCGTTCATCCTGCGCGGCGTGCGACTGATCGGCATCAACTCCGTCGACGCCCCTTTGCCGCTGCGGCAACGCGCCTGGGATCTCCTCGCCGCCGAACTGGACCTCGACGTGCTGGCGTCCATGACGGAGGAGATCACCCTCGACCAGGTCATCGACGCCGGCGCCGAGCTGCTCGCCGGCAAGCGGCTCGGACGCACCGTGGTCAAGGTGCAGTGATCTCCCCGGGCCGGGTTACTTCACCACCAGGTTGACCATGCGGCCCGGGACCACGATCTGCTTGACCAGGTTCTTGCCCTCGACCAGCGCGGCGACCTTCTCGTCGGCGAGCGCGACCGCCACCACGTCGTCCTGGCCGGCGTCGGCGGGCACCATGATGCGGGCCTTGACCTTGCCGTTGACCTGGACGGGCAGCTCGATCTCGTCGTCGACCAGCCACGCCTCGTCGAAGGTCGGGAACGCGGTGAAGGTGATCGTCTCGTCGTGGCCCAGCTTCGACCACAGCTCCTCCGCGATGTGCGGCGCCAGCGGGGAGACCATGACCACCAGCGGCTCGACGGCCGCCAGCGGAACGTCGTTCGGGTACGTCTTGGTCAGGTAGTTGACGTACTCGATGAGCTTGGCCACCACCGTGTTGTCGCGCAGGTTTGCGTAGTCGTCGCGCACCCCCGCGATGGTGCGGTGCAGCTGCTTGTTGTCCTCGTCGGTGAGCTCGGCGTCGACGGTGTAGACCTCACCGGTGTCCTCGTCGACCACCAGGCGCCACAGGCGCTGCAGGAAACGGTGCGCGCCCACGACGTCCTTCGTCGCCCACGGGCGCGAGGTGTCCAGCGGGCCCATCGACATCTCGTAGACGCGCAGGGTGTCCGCGCCGAAGTCGCGCACGATGTCGTCCGGG from Corynebacterium maris DSM 45190 includes these protein-coding regions:
- a CDS encoding winged helix DNA-binding domain-containing protein; its protein translation is MDLSRPAELRARRLIAQALAPTAARPRPGTVAEVIRWMGAVQGQTYDAGIRALGLRAGYGEEAVLKAVAEHEVVRCWPQRGTLHFIPTADARWMLRLGNPRVARSTATRFAALGLSPEDVATARRALHDALLADGPLTRPAVYQTFAAAGVDPTDGRGPYLIRTFGREGDVVQGPRQGKTETFLHLDALRVAQNDPDPDQALGLLLTRYLHSHGPATMKDLVWWTGLGSRVLRAGLDAAEDVLEVSAGGETYWLGAWQEAVTAEELEAALAATYRLPAFDEYLLGYADKSYALPEELRPQVLTKNGLSWPFVVEDGVAVGRDVG
- a CDS encoding ABC transporter ATP-binding protein — translated: MTVLHISDVYVSYPDGEGTVTALDGANLAVDAGELHAIVGESGSGKSTLLAVAGGLTAPDSGLVEIDGTRIDGAADPECTAVRRDDVGIIFQQPNLVGALSVRDQLLITDHIRGLRGKALRERARRADDLLERVGLGGYGPRKVSQLSGGQRQRVGVARALMGSPKVLLADEPTSALDAANSRAIIALLREIVDETGVAGVVVTHNRSLLPAFDSATEVMDGATRMLAPAA
- a CDS encoding ABC transporter permease, with the protein product MFLALRDIASARGRFTLVATVVGLITLLVVMLSGLTGGLGKQNTSALEALGPDRFALAEADGEHTFTASTVTADDVAAWSAATGVDEAIPLGAAQTVMDATQATTSVAVLGVPAGMTLPDGQTVPADGAVVSEELAEEYAAAPGATVTLAGQDVDVTATAADEYYSHSPVLWVATDTWREIAHAADDVVGSAIMLTGSLAGEEWEQASAANGTDALTMTGAFNALPAYQSENSSLLLMQVFLYAISALVTVSFLTVWTIQRTRDLSVLRALGASPRYLLRDSLGQAAAILIVGAGAGAVLGAGLGQIAGAAVPFQLDLSTTLAPALGIVVLGLIGALVATRRVTRIDPLAALNAA
- a CDS encoding histidine kinase, coding for MNAPSSLSQLLASLRVGLHVLFAGLLAVAVAGAGGAGNLTAAVAVLVALLAGVYLAGTVAEARGVSTASSPWAPAWLAVVLAVWAGLVALSAEFIWLLFPLVFLILHVLPWAAGLVVVAVAFAVATVLPVTVGHTAATVGGFLGPAIGTLAAVAGYLVYTSLRAEAEGQRRIAETLRATQAQLSTAQHEAGRLAERERLAREIHDTLAQGLSSILLLSRAAEKSLASDDGAATGEQVRAIGGAGRTIWRRPAGSSRG
- a CDS encoding ATP-binding protein, with translation MPDALGAFIDKERTRLRALGQETNVQLAYTGQAQRQVPEDVAAAVVRVVQEALANALRHADAANVVVTYGVWPDAVTVDVVDDGRGFDPARSGDGFGLPGLQARVDELGGVLSVESRPGDGAAIAARLPID
- a CDS encoding response regulator; the protein is MINVMLIDDHPVVRAGLRSILDSFDEITVVGEGSDGSAVDELPPGVDVVVCDLQMPGVDGVAATRRLQEAGGPPVLVLTTFDTQAGIVAALEAGAVGYLLKDAPEERLREAVVATAAGQRTLAPEVAAALAERVTRPREALSSREIELLQALASGASNRELAAQLFISEATVKTHLIHIYQKLGVDNRTAAVTVAREQRLI
- a CDS encoding flavin-containing monooxygenase yields the protein MAHHTTLIIGGGQSGLATAYYLLAAGVDVLVLDNGVAPGGAWNHRADSLRLLSPAEYSSLPGMAMPPIPGQLRPAHIVEYLTNYEGLFDVPVQRPVRVTDVTHDGTVFHVAADRGDWSAEHVVMATGTWSTPFVADYPGTILGQFWHSANYPGPETFRDTDVAVIGAGNSGAQLVAELSEIADVTWLTRHEPRYLPEEIDGAELHRRLTAGEDLSALGDVVRTPQIARARAEGRMTTTRPPASLGDLTVNHFIWATGYKPALGPARGLLDDELRPTVDGLHLVGYGAITGVGSDTLAGVGRHAQQTARTITRAVDKRQRR
- a CDS encoding cupin domain-containing protein, which translates into the protein MKNLEKKITEALENARADERGRYAKLVVNDGPLRQTVIALTKGGQMAEHNSPPAASLLLFTGTLTVTAQEDTEITAGELVELTHFRHSVTAQEDSVFLLTTVTSQPGTDSHDGVPE
- a CDS encoding gluconokinase — its product is MSIPLDQARGPYVLGIDVGSTASRGGLYDASGRPVKGSKQRIAHEFSTGIDGTSAIDADQVVDECREVIDGVVAFVKENKLEVSAVIMDSFASSLILVSRKGKALTRCVTYADSRCAPYVGTLREELDEQEYHARTGVRFHTSYHPARLAWLREEHPELLAKTDVVMTIGEYVYFQLAGIRGVATSTAAWSGIVNLRTGEPDVEILDAVGVDKHVIQPLFDPDEPAYPEATGWKRLNGVPWFHAIPDGWPSNIGPGAVDENTVAVAAATSGAMRVVLPEIPERVPAGLWCYRLSASSCIVGGALNDVGRAVAWLERTLAPVEHEELAEALAAEPDDDTPFVLPFFSGERATGWAANARAAFARVSDDTSVLDMWRATVEGLALSYGRIAEELETLGVSADRVIASGRVTSEHPAWLQVLADTLRTPVVPLAMKRATLRGTALIALDVIDPGGERATPPFGDPYGPVAGREEHYRGIREEFDRLYGVLVEESR
- a CDS encoding NAD(P)-dependent oxidoreductase, which translates into the protein MSMQIGIIGATGKAGSAVTAEALGRGHDVTALVRDAERARDLGDVEVHVIDALTMTSDDVVGLDAVVNAFGVAPAHAGQHLEVTENLIALARELGPNSPRLIFILGAGSLTHRGGLFLEEIRKVPGSEHWIAIPENQLAQLEYLRGVDDVDWTGVSPQAQFSPGEATAPKLGMDEILLAADGDSHTSTGTMAAAILDEIESPAHRGRRFTVSDA
- a CDS encoding DUF202 domain-containing protein, whose translation is MTDRRLSRGLHEDPGLQPERTSLSWTRTSLSLMVVAATMVRWSAEFPAVILVLATLMFGLALVIVLDGRPRYERGAWGIAGEAMTPNIVPVAVVTACMVLFGVTELALILRSMAGA
- a CDS encoding YidH family protein — translated: MNDSGEDEGADQRGWLARVTFPDGQEPDPRFTLANERTFLAWTRTSLAFLAAGIALEAFDIERLNPHLQSWIAVAMLVVGILIAAGAALRWLNVEKAMRRGKALPVPGIVPLLGLAGVFAALMVLVGVAL
- a CDS encoding VanZ family protein, producing the protein MRRGPGPRVLARTATVVAALATLAMVAAVTMGKALVEVGGLWDASVHRRRSLDFMLFEGFVEPTTWWAPWLNTLGNVALFIPVGVMAVFVRDLFFRRPGRKPRLWRTVSYGGVVGLLLSLAVEVAQYVFALGYSDVDDLLFNTLGAVLGAWLAHLLPRPLRRAATGVVILTAAVVVLPMLGAAVAG
- a CDS encoding acrylyl-CoA reductase family protein encodes the protein MGHSIIIRDQNGSRTARLEETHDIFGDGDLEVAVSHSSLNYKDAMALDGNPGVVRTTPLVPGIDAVGVSDGQLITVNGAGLGERRHGGYTPHLRVDSAVAVTVPERFTAAEAAAIGTAGYTAALSVDALRSQHVSPDSGEILVTGATGGVGSVALHLLHRLGYTTVALTGRREEHGDYLRGLGAADVVDRAEYAEPGKPLQRGRWAGVVDTLGSHTLVNALAQTQWGGAVTACGMAQGTDVSASVMPFILRGVRLIGINSVDAPLPLRQRAWDLLAAELDLDVLASMTEEITLDQVIDAGAELLAGKRLGRTVVKVQ